CCCCACCGGGATCTCCCGGTCGGGGCGCCGTTCTACTTTCGCACTCACGCACTCCCTTCCCGGCACGCTCCCTGCGCCGCCCGCCCGCCCACCCCCGGCCGGAGGAGATCCCGTGAGCGCAGGCTTCGCCGTCTTCGGCGGCACCGCGAACCCCCGGCTGGCGGAGGCCGTCGCCCGGGAGATGAGGGTGCCGCTCGGCGCCTGCGAGACGGAGCGCTTTCCCGACGGCGAGCTGACGGTGCGGCTGGAGGAGTCCGTCCGGGCGAAGGAGGTGTTCGTGGTGCAGCCCACCTCTCCTCCGGTCAACGAGCACCTGGTGGAGCTCCTGGCGTTCGCGGACGCGGCGCGGCGCTCGGCGGCGGGGCGGATCACCGCGGTGGTGCCGTACTTCGGCTACGCGCGGGCCGACCGGCGCAACCAGCGCCGCGAGCCCATCACCGCCAGCCTGGTCGCCCAGCTCGTGCAGGTGGCCGGGATCGCGCACGTCGTCACGGTGGACCCGCACACACCGCAGATCGAGGGGTTCTTCTCCATTCCGGTAGACTCGCTCTCCGCCGTCTGCGCCCTCGCGGCGGAGCTGCGCGGTCGGCTCCCGCCGGACACCGTCGTCGTTTCGCCGGACACCGGGCGGGTGAAGCTGGCGACGGAGTACGCGCGCGAGCTGGACGCCCAGCTCGCCGTGCTGCACAAGCGGCGGCAGAGCGGCTCGGACACCGAGGTGACGCAGCTCGCCGGGGAGGTGGAAGGACGCCCCTGCCTGCTCGTGGACGACATGGTCTCCACCGGGGGGACGCTGGTGGGGAGCGTGCGCGCGCTGCGGGACGCCGGGGCCACGGAGTTCCGCGTCGCCGCCACCCACGGGCTCTTCCTGGACGGCGCCCTCGCGCGCCTGGCCGCCGAGGGCGTCGCGGAGGTGCTGGTCACCGACACCGTCCCGACCCCTCCCGCCACGGAGGCGCCGCCGGTCCGGGTCGCCTCCGTCGCGCCGGCCCTCGCCGACGTCATCCGGAAGCTGCTGTACGGCACCCGCGGCCCCGGAGGGCGCTGAGAGGCGGCGGACCGCGCACCCGCCGCTACACCGCCGCGGCCTCCGGCGACGGCGCCTCCGCCGCGATCCGGCCCACCCCCTCCACCAGCCGCCGTACGTCCTCGTCCGTGCAGTACGGGGCCACCCCGGCGCGGACCAGCCCGCCCTGCTGCACGATCCCCAGCCCCTCGGTCACGCCCGTGGCGTAGAAGTTCCCGCTCCATACGCAGACGCCTTCGTCGCCCAGCCGCCGGGCCACCTCGTCGGCGTGGACCCCCCGCACGGTGAAGCCGGCAGTGGGGGTGCGCGGCTCCCCGCGCGGCGGCCCGAAGACCCGCACGCCGGGGATCGCCTCCAGCCCGTCCAGGAGCCGGTCGAACAGGGCGTCCTCGTGCTCGCCGATCCGCTCCATCGCGGCGCGGAGCGCCTCCCGGCGCGTGGCCGCCGGCTCAGGGGCCAGCGAGGCGATCCAGTCCACCGCCGCCGCCACCCCGGCCATCCCCTCGTGGTTCATCGTCCCCGTCTCCCAGCGCTCCGGGAGGGTGTCGGCGCAGGGCGGCACCTTGTACGGGACGAGCGCCTCCATGTGCTCCGGCTTCCCCCAGAGGAGCCCCACGTGCGGGCCGAAGAACTTGTAGGCCGAGCAGGCCAGGAAGTCGCACCCCAGCGCCCGCACGTCCACCAGGCGGTGCGGGGCGTAGTGCACCGCGTCCACGTAGACGAGCGCGCCCACCCGCCGGGCCATCTCCGCCACCCGCGCGACGTCCGTGACGGTCCCCACGGCGTTGGAGGCGGCGCCCACTGCGACCAGCCGGGTGCGGGGCCCGAGCATCGCCTCCAGGGCGTCCAGGTCCAACTGCATCGTCGCCGGGTCGAAGGGGACGCTGCGCACCGTCGCCCCCCGGTCCTCGGCGGTGCGGCGCCAGGGCGCCACGTTGGCCTGGTGGTCCAGGTCGGTGACCACCACCTCGTCCCCCGGCTCCCAGGCGCGGCCGAGCGACCGCGCGAAGGCGAAGGTGAGGGTGGTCATGTTCGCGCCGAACGCCACCTCCGCGGGCGAGCCGGCCCCCAGGAAGTCCACGGCGGCGTCGCGCGCGGCGGCGATGACCGCGTCCGCGTCGCGGCTGGTGGGGAAGGCGCCGTGCACGTTGGCGCTCCGGAAGAGGAGCGTTTCCGCCACGGCGTCGGCCACGGGCTGCGGGACCTGGCTCCCGCCGGGGCCGTCGAAGAAGGCGAGCGTGCGGCTGTCCCAGCGGCGCTCGAAGACGGGGAAGTGCGAGCGTACGGAGGCCGCGAACGAGTCGATGGACATGGACCGGGTGAAGAGGGGTGCCAAAGAGCGCGGGGTGGGGGGGCATTGCCCCTCCACCCCGCGGGTGAGTCATCGCTCGGGCCGGAGGGTCAGGAAACGGCCCAGAACCCTTCCAGCGCGGCGCCGTCCGGGCTCTCGCGGAGCTTTTCGAAGGCGCGGTTGCGGATCTGGCGGATCCGCTCGCGCGTCACACCCAGGAGGGAGCCGATCTCCTCCAGCGTGCGCTCCTCGCCCTCGTCCAGCCCGTAGTAGAGGTAGAGGATCTTCCGCTCGCGCTCCGTGAGGTACTTCTCGAACATCCGCTCCAGGAACTCGCGCCTCGCCTGCGCCTCCACCTCCTCCTCGATCTCGTCGGTCTCGGCGCCGGCGAAGCGCTCGCCGAAGGAGGCCGAGTCGCGGTCGCCCCGGTCGAGCGGCGCGTCCAGCGAAAGCTCGCTGGCCGCCACCCGGCGCAGCGCGCGGACGGTGTCGACCGGCTCGCCCATCTCGTCGGCGATCTCCTCGTCGGTGGGGGAGCGGCCGAGGGTCTGGGTGAGCGCCGTGTCCACCCGGGAAAGGCGGACCAGGTTGGAGTTCTGGTTGAGGGGGATGCGGACCGAGCGGGTCTGCTCCGCGAGCGCCTGCAGGACGGTCTGGCGGATCCACCACACCGCGTACGAGATGAACTTCACCCCCTTCTCGGGGTCGAACTTCTTCACGGCCTTGAGGAGCCCCTCGTTGCCGATGCAGACCAGCTCCGCCAGCCCGAGGCCGCGGCCCTGGTACTTCTTCACGTAGGAGATCACGAAGCGCAGGTTGGCGGTCACCAGGCGCTCCGCTGCCTCCTTGTCTCCGGACCGGGCCCTCCGGGCGAGGGCCCGCTCTTCCGCCGGGTCTTCGATGAGCGGGTACTTCTCCACGTCGTGGAGGTACTGGTCGAAGGAGTCAAGCGCGCGGGAGCTCAGGAACATGGGTTCGGCTCATCCAGGGAAAAAAGATG
This sequence is a window from Longimicrobiaceae bacterium. Protein-coding genes within it:
- a CDS encoding cysteine desulfurase-like protein, with protein sequence MSIDSFAASVRSHFPVFERRWDSRTLAFFDGPGGSQVPQPVADAVAETLLFRSANVHGAFPTSRDADAVIAAARDAAVDFLGAGSPAEVAFGANMTTLTFAFARSLGRAWEPGDEVVVTDLDHQANVAPWRRTAEDRGATVRSVPFDPATMQLDLDALEAMLGPRTRLVAVGAASNAVGTVTDVARVAEMARRVGALVYVDAVHYAPHRLVDVRALGCDFLACSAYKFFGPHVGLLWGKPEHMEALVPYKVPPCADTLPERWETGTMNHEGMAGVAAAVDWIASLAPEPAATRREALRAAMERIGEHEDALFDRLLDGLEAIPGVRVFGPPRGEPRTPTAGFTVRGVHADEVARRLGDEGVCVWSGNFYATGVTEGLGIVQQGGLVRAGVAPYCTDEDVRRLVEGVGRIAAEAPSPEAAAV
- a CDS encoding ribose-phosphate pyrophosphokinase, which translates into the protein MSAGFAVFGGTANPRLAEAVAREMRVPLGACETERFPDGELTVRLEESVRAKEVFVVQPTSPPVNEHLVELLAFADAARRSAAGRITAVVPYFGYARADRRNQRREPITASLVAQLVQVAGIAHVVTVDPHTPQIEGFFSIPVDSLSAVCALAAELRGRLPPDTVVVSPDTGRVKLATEYARELDAQLAVLHKRRQSGSDTEVTQLAGEVEGRPCLLVDDMVSTGGTLVGSVRALRDAGATEFRVAATHGLFLDGALARLAAEGVAEVLVTDTVPTPPATEAPPVRVASVAPALADVIRKLLYGTRGPGGR
- a CDS encoding RNA polymerase sigma factor RpoD/SigA: MFLSSRALDSFDQYLHDVEKYPLIEDPAEERALARRARSGDKEAAERLVTANLRFVISYVKKYQGRGLGLAELVCIGNEGLLKAVKKFDPEKGVKFISYAVWWIRQTVLQALAEQTRSVRIPLNQNSNLVRLSRVDTALTQTLGRSPTDEEIADEMGEPVDTVRALRRVAASELSLDAPLDRGDRDSASFGERFAGAETDEIEEEVEAQARREFLERMFEKYLTERERKILYLYYGLDEGEERTLEEIGSLLGVTRERIRQIRNRAFEKLRESPDGAALEGFWAVS